From Polaribacter butkevichii, a single genomic window includes:
- a CDS encoding prohibitin family protein, with amino-acid sequence MASNQVDIKFPKGGVFFIILAVIAIIVFSKSTITIGPGEGGVIFEALGDGINTEKTYSEGFHIVAPWNRMIVRKVRQQSISDEMNVLSVNGLEVKVNGTIWYEPEFSNLGKLIKTKGEDYERELLDPAINAAARSVVGRYTPEQLYSSKRDVIEQEILDEIKIVLKDQYLLVTRVLVEDVKLPTTIRTAIETKLKQEQESLEYEFRIAKAEKEAKRQKIDAEGKAVANKILSASLTDKILQEKGIQATVELSKSANSKVIVIGSGKSGMPIILGNQ; translated from the coding sequence ATGGCAAGTAATCAAGTTGATATTAAGTTTCCTAAGGGAGGCGTTTTTTTTATCATATTAGCAGTAATAGCAATAATTGTATTTTCTAAATCTACAATAACCATTGGTCCTGGAGAAGGAGGTGTTATTTTTGAGGCTTTAGGAGACGGTATAAATACAGAAAAAACATATAGTGAAGGATTTCATATTGTAGCTCCTTGGAATAGAATGATTGTAAGAAAAGTACGTCAGCAATCTATTTCTGATGAAATGAATGTACTTTCTGTAAACGGATTAGAGGTTAAAGTAAACGGAACTATTTGGTACGAACCAGAATTTTCTAATTTAGGTAAATTAATTAAAACTAAAGGAGAAGATTATGAGCGTGAGTTGTTAGATCCTGCAATTAATGCAGCAGCAAGAAGTGTTGTGGGTAGATACACACCAGAGCAATTATATTCTAGTAAAAGAGATGTAATTGAGCAAGAAATTTTAGATGAAATTAAAATTGTTTTAAAAGATCAATATTTATTAGTAACAAGAGTTTTGGTAGAAGATGTAAAATTACCAACAACTATTAGAACTGCTATTGAAACAAAGCTAAAACAAGAACAAGAGTCTTTAGAATACGAGTTTAGAATTGCAAAAGCAGAGAAAGAAGCTAAAAGACAAAAAATTGATGCAGAAGGAAAAGCAGTGGCAAATAAAATTTTAAGTGCTTCTTTAACTGATAAAATTTTACAAGAAAAAGGAATTCAGGCTACTGTAGAGTTGTCAAAATCTGCAAATAGTAAAGTAATTGTTATTGGTTCTGGAAAATCTGGAATGCCAATTATTTTAGGGAATCAATAA
- a CDS encoding acyl-CoA thioesterase: MRFHTRKWVKPEDLNPNGTLFGGRLLQFIDEEVAIYAIIQLENTRTVTKYMSEIDFVSSARQGDIIEIGIDVIKFGNTSITLTCSVRNKLTRKTIIEVEKIVMVSLDENGHPKKHGKTEIEYVKDRLE, from the coding sequence ATGAGATTTCACACAAGAAAATGGGTAAAACCAGAAGATTTAAACCCAAATGGAACTTTATTTGGTGGTAGATTATTGCAGTTTATTGATGAAGAAGTTGCAATTTATGCTATTATACAATTAGAAAATACAAGAACAGTTACAAAATATATGTCTGAAATAGATTTTGTAAGTTCTGCAAGACAAGGAGATATTATTGAAATAGGTATTGATGTTATAAAATTTGGAAATACCTCAATTACATTAACTTGTAGTGTTAGAAATAAGTTAACACGAAAAACAATTATTGAAGTAGAAAAAATAGTGATGGTTTCTTTGGATGAAAACGGGCATCCTAAAAAACATGGAAAAACAGAAATTGAATATGTAAAAGATCGATTAGAATAG
- a CDS encoding VWA domain-containing protein, translating to MQTITVIYCILALLLSLFVAYFQYFFKQKKKAKIDVLLFVLKTVSLFLLLLLLINPAIKNVENENTKPVLAVLVDDSKSISFFKEDKSIQEFLEALQKDKSIVEKFNVEAFSFGNKITLLDSLSFLDGNTNVYKAISTVNQLYEGKIAPIVVLSDGNQTVGNDYEFINAKQKIYPVVFGDTVLYKDLKISQLNVNKYSYIKNKFPVEVLLNYEGKENVTSQFSIVKKGKTIFTKKVQFSATNNSKTITTNLTSTKEGLQYYTASIRKIEGEKNTKNNTKSFSVEVINEQTKVLVLTSVLHPDLGALKKSIESNKQRSVSVFLVDEFKNQINDYQLIILYQPNNSFNKIINDIKTSNSNYFLISGANSDWNFINKNQLGISKNALRQTENYGALFSNSFLTFLQKDIGFNQFSPLKDQFGEVSISREHQTLLFQNINGLETKQPLLATLEINNQKSAILFGEGLWRWRSASFLNSNSFQDFDTFIGNLVQYLASTKKRNRLEVAVENLYSDASVIDISAFYLDKNYQFDARASLEISVTNTGTKKVIKVPFSLMNNSYQTEIENLGPGDYSYTVSVIGQQIKKHGKFKVTENQIEEQFTNANSTKLLKLAEKTGGKLYFKDEVDKLKKEILADKSFYTTQKSIIREQSLIDWKWVLFTVITLFTVEWFVRKYYGKI from the coding sequence TTGCAAACTATAACTGTTATTTACTGTATTCTAGCCTTGTTATTGAGTCTTTTTGTGGCTTATTTTCAGTATTTTTTTAAGCAAAAAAAGAAAGCAAAAATAGATGTGTTGCTGTTTGTTTTAAAAACAGTAAGTCTTTTTTTGTTGCTATTGTTGTTGATAAACCCGGCAATTAAGAATGTAGAAAATGAAAACACAAAACCTGTTTTGGCTGTTTTGGTTGATGATTCTAAATCTATTTCTTTTTTTAAGGAAGATAAAAGCATACAAGAATTTTTAGAGGCACTGCAAAAGGATAAAAGTATAGTGGAGAAGTTTAATGTAGAGGCTTTTTCTTTTGGGAACAAAATAACCCTTTTAGATAGTCTTTCTTTTTTAGACGGTAATACCAATGTATATAAAGCAATAAGTACAGTAAATCAATTGTATGAGGGTAAAATTGCGCCAATTGTAGTGTTGTCAGACGGAAACCAAACAGTAGGCAATGATTATGAATTTATCAATGCTAAGCAAAAAATATATCCAGTGGTTTTTGGGGATACTGTTTTGTACAAAGATTTAAAAATAAGTCAGTTAAATGTTAATAAATACAGTTACATCAAAAATAAGTTTCCGGTAGAGGTATTGTTAAATTATGAAGGTAAGGAAAACGTTACTTCTCAGTTTTCGATAGTTAAAAAAGGGAAAACCATTTTTACAAAAAAAGTTCAATTTTCTGCAACAAATAATTCTAAAACCATCACTACAAATTTAACCTCCACTAAAGAAGGACTGCAATATTACACAGCTTCTATTCGTAAAATTGAAGGAGAGAAAAACACAAAAAATAATACAAAAAGTTTCTCTGTAGAGGTGATAAACGAACAAACAAAAGTGTTGGTTTTAACTTCTGTTCTGCATCCAGATTTAGGGGCTTTAAAAAAATCGATAGAAAGCAATAAACAACGTTCTGTGTCTGTTTTTTTAGTTGATGAATTTAAAAATCAAATAAATGATTATCAGTTAATTATATTGTATCAACCAAATAATAGCTTTAATAAAATTATAAATGATATTAAAACGAGTAATAGTAACTATTTTTTAATTTCGGGAGCAAATTCAGATTGGAATTTCATCAATAAAAACCAATTAGGGATCTCTAAAAATGCCCTTCGTCAAACAGAAAATTATGGTGCATTATTTAGTAATTCTTTTTTAACTTTTTTGCAAAAGGATATTGGTTTCAATCAATTTTCGCCGCTTAAAGATCAATTCGGAGAGGTTTCAATCTCTAGAGAACATCAAACCTTATTATTTCAAAATATTAACGGATTAGAAACCAAACAACCTTTGTTGGCAACTTTAGAAATCAATAATCAAAAGTCTGCTATTTTATTTGGGGAAGGTTTATGGAGGTGGAGATCCGCTAGTTTTTTAAACTCTAATTCTTTTCAAGATTTTGATACGTTTATAGGGAACTTAGTGCAATATTTAGCCTCTACCAAAAAGAGAAACCGACTAGAAGTAGCTGTAGAAAACTTGTATTCTGATGCTTCTGTAATAGATATATCGGCCTTTTATTTGGATAAAAACTATCAGTTTGATGCAAGAGCTTCTTTAGAGATTTCAGTTACAAATACGGGTACTAAAAAAGTAATAAAAGTACCTTTTTCGTTAATGAACAATTCTTATCAAACAGAAATAGAGAATTTAGGTCCTGGAGATTATAGTTATACGGTATCGGTAATTGGGCAGCAAATAAAGAAACATGGTAAGTTTAAGGTAACAGAAAATCAAATAGAAGAACAATTTACCAATGCAAATTCAACTAAGCTCTTAAAATTAGCCGAAAAAACAGGAGGGAAGCTGTATTTTAAAGATGAAGTAGACAAATTAAAAAAAGAAATTTTAGCTGATAAATCGTTTTACACTACTCAAAAATCAATTATAAGAGAGCAAAGTTTAATTGATTGGAAATGGGTTTTATTTACTGTAATTACCTTGTTTACAGTAGAGTGGTTTGTTAGAAAATATTACGGAAAAATTTAA
- a CDS encoding DMT family transporter has translation MNVKKAIKYMLISTLAFACMNTTVKYLKSVPTFEIVFFRSLGSLFFTLSFLLKNKIPMIGKNNKLLILRALAGTSSMTFFFMSVKYLSIGTAVSIRYIAPIFSAIFAVFLLKEKIKPIQWSFFVISLIGVFILKGFDHHLNTTGLILVLLASVLSGLVFVIINKIGKTEHPIVIVNYFMMFGTVLGGVLSINNWVTPKGIEWLFLVFLGVFGYVGQVFMTKAFQTASTNIVAPVKYFEVIYTATFGVFLFGEVYTLYSFLGIALIIGGLILNIWYKSKMNNS, from the coding sequence TTGAATGTAAAAAAAGCGATTAAATACATGTTAATAAGTACACTAGCTTTTGCTTGTATGAATACTACTGTAAAATATTTAAAAAGTGTTCCAACTTTCGAAATTGTATTTTTTAGGTCTTTAGGATCGTTATTTTTTACTCTTAGTTTTTTATTGAAAAATAAAATACCCATGATTGGTAAAAATAATAAATTATTAATCTTAAGAGCTTTAGCAGGTACCTCCTCTATGACATTTTTTTTTATGTCTGTAAAATATTTATCTATTGGCACCGCGGTATCAATACGATATATTGCGCCAATTTTTTCTGCAATTTTTGCGGTATTTTTATTAAAAGAAAAAATAAAACCAATTCAATGGAGCTTTTTTGTTATTTCACTTATAGGTGTTTTTATTCTTAAAGGGTTTGATCATCATTTAAATACAACAGGGTTAATTTTGGTTTTGCTTGCCTCTGTTTTAAGCGGTCTTGTGTTTGTTATTATCAACAAAATAGGAAAAACTGAGCATCCCATTGTTATTGTAAATTATTTTATGATGTTTGGTACTGTTTTGGGTGGTGTGCTTTCTATAAATAATTGGGTAACTCCTAAAGGAATAGAGTGGCTCTTTTTGGTGTTTTTAGGTGTTTTTGGTTATGTGGGGCAGGTATTTATGACCAAAGCATTTCAGACCGCTTCTACTAATATTGTGGCGCCTGTTAAGTATTTCGAAGTTATTTACACAGCAACTTTTGGGGTCTTTTTATTTGGAGAAGTCTATACCTTGTATAGTTTCTTAGGAATTGCTTTAATTATTGGTGGCTTAATTTTAAATATTTGGTATAAATCTAAAATGAATAATTCATAG
- a CDS encoding MFS transporter — protein MKNINSFSFINPKKWPFFYGYVVLIIGSIGILFSIPGQTVGVSVFTDPVKDALGLTRNQFSNAYLIGTLVSAFFVTKAGRLFDKFGARFVAFFAAFFLGVALVLFSYSEGISNHLKLFLNLKSWLIPFVLLSFLFFLVRFCGQGVLTMSSRNMVMMWFDKNRGKVNSISSIAVSLGFSSSPILFNYLIDKNGWEVSWQILAVCLFIFSFLILQFYRNKPEDFGLIPDGFISIKKSKKKIKSSEINFTLKEAKKTRAFWMFGLALAFNSFFSTGFTFHVVSIFKTQGYEKTDAIAVFLPISLIAISVSTLANILSDYIQHKIYLFVMIFSGFLAAVGLLILDTTIGIYLLIIGLGVYSGLFAVVNAVTWPRYFGRSYLGSITGKVMSFIVVASALAPSLFSYCFSVFGSYSFVSYILLPFLSFLFIGSLAIKKVG, from the coding sequence ATGAAAAATATAAATTCATTTTCTTTTATCAACCCTAAAAAATGGCCTTTTTTTTACGGTTATGTAGTTTTAATTATAGGTAGTATTGGTATTTTATTTAGTATTCCAGGGCAGACTGTTGGGGTTTCTGTGTTTACAGATCCTGTAAAAGATGCTTTGGGCTTAACAAGAAACCAATTTAGCAACGCTTATTTAATAGGTACTTTAGTCAGTGCTTTTTTTGTAACAAAGGCAGGAAGGTTGTTTGATAAGTTTGGGGCAAGATTTGTAGCTTTTTTTGCTGCTTTTTTTTTAGGAGTCGCACTAGTTCTTTTTTCTTATTCAGAAGGCATTAGTAATCACTTAAAATTATTTTTAAACTTAAAATCTTGGTTAATTCCTTTTGTGTTGCTAAGTTTTTTGTTCTTTTTAGTCCGTTTTTGCGGACAAGGAGTATTAACCATGTCTTCTAGAAATATGGTAATGATGTGGTTTGATAAAAACCGAGGTAAAGTAAATTCTATTAGTAGTATTGCTGTTTCATTAGGTTTTTCTAGTTCGCCAATTTTGTTTAATTATTTAATTGATAAAAATGGATGGGAGGTAAGTTGGCAAATATTAGCGGTTTGTTTATTTATTTTTAGTTTTTTAATCCTTCAGTTTTATAGAAATAAACCAGAAGATTTTGGTTTAATTCCTGATGGATTTATTTCTATAAAGAAAAGTAAGAAGAAAATTAAAAGTTCTGAAATAAATTTTACCTTAAAAGAAGCTAAAAAAACAAGAGCCTTTTGGATGTTTGGTTTAGCGCTAGCTTTTAATAGTTTTTTTAGTACTGGGTTTACCTTTCATGTAGTTTCAATTTTTAAAACACAAGGTTATGAAAAAACAGATGCTATAGCTGTTTTTTTACCCATTTCTTTAATTGCTATTTCGGTTTCTACGTTAGCGAATATTCTAAGCGATTACATTCAGCATAAAATTTATCTTTTTGTAATGATTTTTAGTGGTTTTTTGGCTGCTGTTGGACTTTTAATTTTAGACACTACAATAGGCATTTATCTTTTAATTATTGGCTTAGGAGTTTATAGTGGACTTTTTGCAGTTGTAAATGCAGTTACTTGGCCACGGTATTTTGGAAGAAGTTATTTAGGGTCTATAACCGGTAAAGTAATGAGTTTTATAGTGGTTGCAAGTGCCTTAGCACCCAGTTTATTTAGTTATTGTTTTTCTGTTTTTGGTAGTTATAGTTTTGTAAGTTATATTTTATTACCCTTTTTAAGTTTTTTGTTTATTGGCTCTTTGGCAATAAAAAAAGTTGGATAA
- a CDS encoding EamA family transporter: MKKSKLLIILAFISIYVIWGSTYVFNKIAVTELSPFFLAGIRFTTAGVLMIILAAVLKHNLSISKIQLRNASIASFFFLVYGNGVFVWALKYVDSGFGALLASTQPLFVLFLLRLIDQKPFQKKSMIGVVLGILGMYLLVSQKELTTSEGSLLGVFMILTCVLSWSYGSVFVSKAELPKSHLVSTGYQMLVAGAILFIASLSFNEEWVTPLSWSFKVQIAMFVLILFGGVIAFTAFNFLLKNVATEKVSTSAYVNPVIALFMGWFFLDEVLTLQSIIASMVLLTGVYFITSRKRVVKVIEEERIKP, encoded by the coding sequence TTGAAAAAATCAAAATTACTTATAATATTGGCATTTATTTCCATTTATGTTATTTGGGGATCTACTTATGTGTTTAATAAAATTGCAGTAACAGAATTATCGCCATTTTTTTTAGCGGGTATTCGTTTTACTACTGCAGGAGTTTTAATGATCATTTTAGCTGCTGTTTTAAAACATAATTTATCTATTTCTAAAATACAGCTTAGAAATGCAAGCATTGCTTCTTTTTTCTTTTTGGTATACGGCAATGGTGTTTTTGTTTGGGCTTTAAAGTATGTAGATAGTGGTTTTGGAGCCTTATTAGCATCTACACAACCTTTGTTTGTTTTATTTTTATTAAGGTTGATAGATCAAAAACCGTTTCAAAAAAAATCGATGATTGGCGTGGTTTTAGGTATTTTAGGAATGTATTTATTGGTAAGTCAAAAAGAATTAACAACCTCAGAAGGAAGTTTATTAGGAGTTTTTATGATACTAACTTGTGTTTTAAGTTGGAGTTATGGTAGTGTTTTTGTTTCTAAAGCAGAATTACCCAAAAGTCATTTAGTAAGTACAGGTTATCAAATGCTGGTGGCAGGTGCTATTTTATTTATAGCAAGTTTAAGTTTTAATGAAGAATGGGTTACGCCATTATCTTGGAGCTTTAAAGTGCAAATTGCCATGTTTGTATTGATACTCTTTGGTGGAGTTATTGCTTTTACAGCCTTTAATTTTTTACTAAAAAATGTTGCAACAGAAAAAGTGTCTACTTCTGCATATGTAAACCCTGTAATTGCCTTGTTTATGGGGTGGTTTTTTTTAGACGAAGTTTTAACTCTTCAATCAATAATAGCATCTATGGTGTTACTAACAGGGGTTTATTTTATTACTTCTCGTAAAAGGGTTGTAAAAGTAATCGAAGAAGAAAGAATAAAACCTTAA
- the yiaA gene encoding inner membrane protein YiaA, whose protein sequence is MNYQTTSSINEETKKESKKNKTKNEPNQKPTSAYVGASWGVLIIGLLSYCIGLWNASMELNEKGYYFAIILMGVYAVISLQKVIRDKAEHIKVSDIYYSISWVIVIASLLLLIIGLRNADLLLSEKGFYGISFLLSLFGAITVQKNTRDIDFINNKATEEK, encoded by the coding sequence ATGAATTATCAAACAACATCTTCTATTAACGAAGAAACTAAAAAAGAAAGTAAAAAGAACAAAACTAAAAATGAACCCAACCAAAAACCAACGTCGGCTTATGTTGGTGCTTCTTGGGGAGTTTTAATCATCGGACTCTTGTCTTATTGTATTGGTTTATGGAATGCTTCTATGGAGTTGAATGAAAAAGGGTATTATTTTGCCATTATTCTAATGGGAGTTTATGCAGTTATATCACTACAAAAAGTAATTAGAGATAAAGCAGAGCATATAAAAGTAAGTGATATTTATTATAGCATAAGTTGGGTAATTGTAATTGCATCGCTTTTATTATTAATTATCGGACTTAGAAATGCCGATTTACTTTTAAGTGAAAAAGGGTTTTACGGAATTTCATTTTTACTCAGTTTATTTGGTGCAATTACGGTACAAAAAAATACCCGAGATATTGATTTTATCAACAATAAAGCTACAGAAGAAAAATAG
- a CDS encoding polysaccharide lyase family 7 protein produces MSKTKIVFSTFLFIATLFVTNCTKGDDAVVDKITESEEEDEDEVVVVQEDGNFVWKNWYLSVPIDKGDGSKKATSIYADQIINGSLSSTEKKYFYKNTDDSYTFYTRFTGFTTSGGADLSDGKYCRTELREYWKGVQNTDDNWYMNAGTHEMESTLKVNYCEGNGQTYVAQIHGKQSTTLSGSPATVKVQWKKGDIVIEYYVKPENGVWTSKYDEKITIGKVDNEKFTIKLRIADGKLEYALVCEAKNIAQEYTFLYDYVSNGYNFDNYFKTGNYFKWNDDYTKASEVVLYGVKTAHY; encoded by the coding sequence ATGAGTAAAACCAAAATTGTATTTTCTACTTTTTTGTTTATAGCGACTCTTTTTGTTACAAATTGTACAAAAGGAGATGATGCTGTAGTTGATAAAATTACAGAATCGGAAGAAGAAGATGAAGATGAAGTTGTAGTTGTACAGGAAGATGGGAACTTTGTTTGGAAAAACTGGTACTTATCTGTGCCAATTGATAAAGGCGATGGATCTAAAAAAGCAACGTCTATTTATGCTGATCAAATTATAAATGGAAGCCTTTCATCAACAGAAAAAAAATATTTTTATAAGAATACTGATGACAGCTATACTTTTTATACAAGATTTACGGGGTTTACTACTTCTGGAGGAGCCGATTTAAGTGATGGTAAATATTGTAGAACAGAGTTAAGAGAATATTGGAAAGGTGTACAAAATACTGATGATAATTGGTATATGAATGCTGGTACACATGAAATGGAATCTACTTTAAAAGTAAATTATTGTGAAGGAAATGGGCAAACGTATGTAGCGCAAATTCATGGTAAACAAAGTACAACTTTATCGGGGTCTCCTGCAACTGTAAAAGTTCAGTGGAAAAAAGGAGATATTGTGATAGAGTATTATGTAAAGCCAGAAAATGGAGTTTGGACGAGTAAATATGACGAAAAAATAACCATAGGAAAAGTAGATAATGAGAAATTTACGATTAAACTTCGTATTGCAGATGGTAAATTAGAATATGCTTTAGTTTGTGAAGCTAAAAACATAGCGCAAGAATATACCTTTTTATATGATTACGTAAGCAATGGTTATAATTTTGATAACTACTTTAAAACTGGTAATTATTTTAAATGGAATGATGATTATACAAAGGCTTCTGAAGTTGTTTTATATGGTGTAAAAACAGCTCATTATTAA
- the hisIE gene encoding bifunctional phosphoribosyl-AMP cyclohydrolase/phosphoribosyl-ATP diphosphatase HisIE → MNIDFNKNNDGLVPAIIQDATTKNVLMLGYMNEEAFAKTQETKLVTFFSRTKKRLWTKGEESGNVLNLVDIKLDCDNDTLLVSVNPNGPTCHKGSDTCWNEVNKSNYGFFSTLEDVITERVANKDTKKSYVASLFAKGINKVAQKVGEEAVETVIEAMDNNDELFIYESADLLFHYLMLLQAKGFTLKDIEAELQKRHK, encoded by the coding sequence ATGAATATCGATTTTAATAAAAACAATGACGGATTAGTACCCGCAATCATTCAAGATGCAACCACAAAAAATGTGTTAATGTTGGGGTATATGAATGAAGAAGCATTTGCTAAAACCCAAGAAACAAAATTAGTAACTTTCTTTTCTAGAACTAAAAAACGTTTGTGGACAAAAGGTGAGGAAAGTGGAAATGTATTGAATTTAGTAGATATAAAACTAGATTGCGATAATGATACACTATTGGTTTCTGTAAACCCAAACGGACCAACGTGTCATAAAGGTTCGGATACTTGTTGGAATGAGGTAAACAAATCTAACTATGGTTTCTTTTCTACTTTAGAAGATGTAATTACAGAAAGAGTTGCTAATAAAGACACTAAAAAATCTTATGTAGCAAGTTTGTTTGCTAAAGGAATTAATAAAGTTGCTCAAAAAGTAGGTGAAGAAGCTGTAGAAACGGTTATTGAAGCGATGGATAATAATGATGAATTATTTATCTATGAATCTGCAGATTTGTTATTCCACTATTTAATGTTATTACAAGCAAAAGGGTTTACCTTAAAAGACATTGAAGCAGAATTACAAAAAAGACATAAATAA
- the hisF gene encoding imidazole glycerol phosphate synthase subunit HisF — MLTKRIIPCLDIKNGRTVKGVNFVNLIDAGDPVVLAKQYADLGADELVFLDISATLEGRKTMIEMVHQVAEQVNIPFTVGGGISSVENVNELLKWGADKVSINSSAVKRPDLVNELAEKFGSQCVVVAIDAKQIDGEWFVHLAGGTIPTDIKLFDWAKEVEERGAGEILFTSMNHDGTKAGFANEALAHLSEILNIPIIASGGAGNVQHFVDTFTEGKADAALAASVFHFGEIPILELKKELKKNNIPVRL, encoded by the coding sequence ATGTTAACAAAAAGAATAATACCTTGTTTAGATATTAAAAACGGAAGAACTGTAAAAGGGGTTAATTTCGTAAATTTAATAGATGCAGGAGACCCGGTAGTTTTAGCAAAACAATATGCAGATTTAGGGGCAGACGAATTGGTTTTTTTAGATATTTCGGCAACGTTAGAAGGTAGAAAAACCATGATAGAAATGGTGCATCAAGTTGCGGAGCAAGTAAATATTCCGTTTACAGTTGGTGGAGGAATATCATCTGTAGAAAATGTAAATGAGTTGTTAAAATGGGGTGCAGATAAGGTTTCTATCAATTCATCTGCAGTAAAAAGACCCGATTTAGTTAATGAATTGGCAGAAAAATTCGGGAGTCAATGTGTGGTTGTTGCTATTGATGCAAAACAAATTGACGGAGAATGGTTTGTGCATTTGGCAGGAGGAACAATACCTACAGATATTAAATTATTTGATTGGGCAAAAGAAGTAGAAGAGCGTGGAGCAGGAGAAATTTTGTTTACTTCTATGAATCATGATGGCACAAAAGCAGGATTTGCAAATGAAGCTTTGGCACATTTATCAGAAATATTAAATATTCCTATTATTGCTTCTGGTGGTGCAGGTAATGTGCAACATTTTGTAGATACTTTTACAGAAGGAAAAGCAGATGCCGCTTTAGCAGCAAGTGTTTTTCATTTTGGTGAAATACCTATTTTAGAGTTAAAAAAAGAATTAAAAAAGAATAATATTCCAGTGAGATTGTAA
- the hisA gene encoding 1-(5-phosphoribosyl)-5-[(5-phosphoribosylamino)methylideneamino]imidazole-4-carboxamide isomerase, producing MRIIPAIDIIDGKCVRLTKGDYNTKKIYNENPLEVAKEFEAAGIEYLHVVDLDGAKASQIINYKVLEQIASKTNLKIDFGGGLKSDKDLEIAFNSGANQITGGSIAVKNSDIFESWIEKYGSEKIILGADFYPDTTGGKIATNGWQEESSLELIPFIAGYQQKGIQYIICTDISKDGMLQGPSFDIYQQILSEVNNVKLIASGGISAFEELPKLAENGCEGVIIGKAIYENKISLKQLEQFILTK from the coding sequence ATGAGAATAATACCAGCCATAGATATTATTGACGGAAAATGTGTTCGTTTAACAAAAGGCGATTACAATACCAAGAAGATTTATAACGAAAATCCGTTAGAAGTTGCCAAAGAATTTGAAGCTGCAGGTATCGAATATTTGCATGTGGTAGATTTAGATGGCGCAAAAGCGAGTCAGATTATCAATTATAAAGTTTTAGAGCAAATTGCATCAAAAACCAATTTAAAGATTGATTTTGGTGGAGGTTTAAAGTCTGATAAAGATTTAGAAATTGCTTTTAATTCTGGTGCAAATCAAATTACTGGAGGAAGTATTGCTGTAAAAAATAGCGATATTTTTGAAAGCTGGATTGAAAAATATGGATCTGAGAAAATTATTTTAGGAGCAGATTTTTATCCTGATACAACAGGTGGAAAAATTGCTACAAATGGTTGGCAAGAGGAAAGTAGTTTAGAATTGATTCCGTTTATTGCTGGATATCAGCAAAAAGGAATTCAGTATATTATCTGTACAGACATTTCTAAAGACGGCATGTTACAAGGACCAAGTTTTGATATCTATCAACAGATTTTATCCGAAGTAAACAACGTAAAATTAATTGCTTCTGGAGGAATTTCTGCTTTTGAGGAATTGCCAAAATTAGCAGAAAATGGTTGCGAAGGTGTTATTATAGGGAAAGCTATTTATGAGAATAAAATTAGCTTAAAACAATTAGAGCAATTTATATTAACAAAATAA
- a CDS encoding RidA family protein, translating to MARKLISSGSSFEKEMGYSRAVVQGDWVFVSGTTGFNYEDMTIADDVVNQTEQCLKNIEGVLEQAGSSMSNIVRITYILPDATEFEQCWPVLKKYLGEVRPAATMFAAGLSDPRMKIEIQVTALNK from the coding sequence ATGGCAAGAAAATTAATAAGTTCAGGTTCTTCATTCGAAAAAGAAATGGGATATTCTAGAGCTGTAGTGCAAGGTGATTGGGTTTTTGTTTCTGGAACTACAGGATTCAATTATGAGGATATGACGATTGCAGATGATGTTGTAAACCAAACGGAGCAATGTTTAAAAAATATTGAAGGTGTTTTAGAGCAAGCAGGTTCTAGTATGAGTAATATTGTACGCATCACTTATATTTTACCTGATGCTACAGAGTTTGAACAATGTTGGCCTGTTTTAAAGAAGTATTTAGGAGAAGTTAGACCCGCAGCGACTATGTTTGCAGCAGGATTGTCTGATCCAAGAATGAAAATTGAAATTCAAGTTACTGCCTTAAATAAATAA